TATCGCGGTCGTCACCGGGCTTTCGTTTGAACTTTTCACCGTTGCCTTCGTTACGCTATTTCCAGGCAGTCCTTTGCCACCATTGAAATCATTCCTTTTTAGCTATGCCTACATCTTCGTTGCAACCGTCCTGATGTTTATCTTGCTACTTACTTGGGCGTTGCTATTGCGAAACAATATATTCCAAAAAGCCATTGAATTGATCCATTCAAGAAGGAGGAACGGGAAACAATCGGTTAATGAGCGATTTTTTTAATCGATTCGATATAGCGGAAGCCTTTCTCTACCTCATCTTCGGAATAAGCTTGTTTCCGCTTAACGACTGCAACCTTCTCTTTAATCGCTTGCTTGTCAAGTTGTCCAAAATAAAGAATCGTTGAAACGAGTTCAAGAAATCTAGAGCTTTCACCATTTAATGCTTCAACGAACGGATGGAGCAAAGGGATGTTCATATCGTAATGTAACAAAAACGTCTCCCCCTCATCCGTCAAAGAATAACAGTATTGATAATAGCCGCCCTTTTTCTCTTTCACTTCCTTCACAAGCCCAAGATTGCACAGCTCTTCTATTTTTAGCGTCAATTCCTCTGAATACGGGCCATAAAAATGAAAATCATAGCGCTCATTAAACGGGAAGTCCAACCGCTTCGCGATGTACACCATTTTTTGCAGCTTCTTTCGGCCGGCCACTTCTCCGGCATTTTTTAGCAGCATCATTAGTCGCACATGATCTTCCAACATGTCATATTCCCCCTCGTTTTAATAAGTCAACGATGAGCTGTTTTGCAGTGCTAGTTGATGACAAGTCTTCGATCAAATCCATTGGAAAATAC
This Pueribacillus theae DNA region includes the following protein-coding sequences:
- a CDS encoding YwgA family protein; protein product: MLEDHVRLMMLLKNAGEVAGRKKLQKMVYIAKRLDFPFNERYDFHFYGPYSEELTLKIEELCNLGLVKEVKEKKGGYYQYCYSLTDEGETFLLHYDMNIPLLHPFVEALNGESSRFLELVSTILYFGQLDKQAIKEKVAVVKRKQAYSEDEVEKGFRYIESIKKIAH